A single Cannabis sativa cultivar Pink pepper isolate KNU-18-1 chromosome 7, ASM2916894v1, whole genome shotgun sequence DNA region contains:
- the LOC133029133 gene encoding small ribosomal subunit protein uS11x-like, whose translation MASKRKNREPKEENVTLGPAVREGEHVFGVAHIFASFNDTFIHVTDLSGRETLVRITGGMKVKADRDESSPYAAMLAAQDVAQRCKELGVSALHIKLRATGGNKTKTPGPGAQSALRALARSGMRIGRIEDVTPIPTDSTRRKGGRRGRRL comes from the exons ATG GCTTCAAAGAGGAAGAACAGAGAGCCAAAGGAAGAGAATGTCACTCTTGGCCCAGCTGTTAGAGAAGGAGAGCATGTTTTTGGTGTGGCTCACATTTTTGCTTCATTCAACGACACTTTCATT CATGTGACTGATCTTTCCGGGAGAGAAACCCTTGTTCGTATCACCG GTGGAATGAAGGTGAAAGCCGACAGAGATGAATCTTCTCCTTATGCTGCTATGCTTGCTGCTCAGGATGTTGCACAGAGATGCAAG GAGTTGGGTGTTTCCGCCCTTCACATTAAGCTCCGTGCTACTGGTGGTAACAAAACCAAGACACCTGGTCCAGGTGCCCAGTCTGCACTCCGAGCTCTTGCTCGTTCAGGAATGAGAATTGGCCGTATTG AGGATGTCACTCCCATCCCAACTGACAGTACCCGTAGAAAGGGTGGTAGAAGAGGTAGAAGGCTGTAA